One Fusarium falciforme chromosome 1, complete sequence genomic window carries:
- a CDS encoding Methyltransf-11 domain-containing protein, which produces MADAQNRYYPLDSSLARRHRGRLNPIIEEDSDDGAGQNRGRARRTDELKIEAWLTPISDHFPTPRGMHYLSAPVLPSSPSTNSATDTSPTASTNPWNRQSVMTEATEFEDLYDVTDEDEESFPPRRDSLKSRQAPTQQPSTKQPTRLIIPQTPGNSVEPWSAVESIKKTLASPVPLTPSAKLPMSPAQVTFMDQQHATITPTISAPPSLDGSLTSEQLAAMSAPPTPVMEGDDTAAEDAWSGVQLQPGALATLHALSSGENPHEQPAQVLEVPQPEPPTSEMRQHRPRLMTNLHPLQVDGRSFSPRRNRQSLAELTRLDIPSPSNFFSGLSPRSRNTWHIPSRTPEEMAPPTSTTAEQFYRCPWNTTNTTTSVPSIPVRKDSAEEFYRNVRFTPAAASEAIVEQVIELKEEDDFSDDMPTARPAFAHSTAASTVETPNMPPSPMVEDAPIEIVVDYDPDYARKQQKEALAHLDRTELWLGAQRAYLRGVQDDTPEDEGGLNTIAEEAEEDSPRSPKIRLQLKPQVQPEQPVASNRKTVRFSNLISTSEHPKRLPSMLVRRESAYYRAFQDYVVRMHRQDVFVHQLARFEAIQAQRVSLRDAHRNQLLGKYQLSVVPQSAKKRLSANVARGDDTIVDDPEKLRREKEAEAMNQMTVAAWHVATMKMLNGGRLISAPVTKRLARLSRVAPNENGVTRDRARVLDLGGQATCDWAWHCALQFPTTKVYTVTTKAIRQLSNCNVRGPPNHRQVAVERLSRLPFSDNYFDLISARELHSILKFVGENGEDEWEGCLRECMRVLKPGGYLDFSLLDSDIINAGPVGLAKSVEFGFALKTLGYDPNPTKLWLGRLARAGFQDTRRIWMCLPMGARRSMYRPPTPPLKDNVNGEEARTCRLEAMVMGSSDDIASACSLVGGWSWERWLLRCEMEKVSGELRLADTVTTGAAMEEAGKCLDGVAAVFEEGRNCKSGFRMLTGYARKPRAGETIKIGLRG; this is translated from the coding sequence ATGGCTGATGCCCAAAACCGATATTACCCCCTGGACTCTTCGCTGGCTCGAAGACACAGGGGAAGACTTAATCCCATAATTGAGGAGGACAGCGACGATGGTGCGGGTCAGAACAGGGGCAGAGCGAGACGTACAGATGAACTCAAGATCGAGGCGTGGCTCACACCGATAAGCGATCACTTTCCCACGCCACGAGGAATGCATTATCTGTCTGCCCCCGTTCTCCCATCTTCGCCCTCCACCAACTCGGCTACCGACACTTCCCCAACGGCATCCACCAACCCCTGGAACCGCCAGAGCGTCATGACCGAGGCCACCGAGTTTGAGGATCTCTACGATGTgacggatgaggatgaggaaagTTTCCCTCCGCGGAGGGACTCTCTGAAGTCGAGGCAGGCCCCGACTCAGCAACCCTCAACCAAGCAACCAACACGGCTCATCATCCCCCAAACACCTGGCAACTCTGTTGAACCGTGGTCCGCCGTAGAGAGCATCAAGAAGACGTTGGCTTCTCCAGTGCCTCTGACTCCTTCCGCCAAGCTCCCAATGTCACCAGCTCAGGTGACATTCATGGACCAGCAGCATGCCACAATAACACCAACCATATCAGCGCCTCCATCTCTCGACGGTAGCTTGACATCTGAGCAGCTCGCGGCCATGAGCGCTCCCCCGACTCCTGTCATGGAAGGTGATGATACAGCCGCTGAGGATGCTTGGTCTGGAGTGCAGCTGCAGCCTGGTGCTCTGGCTACTCTCCATGCCCTCTCCAGCGGAGAGAATCCTCATGAGCAACCCGCTCAGGTTCTTGAAGTTCCCCAGCCTGAACCGCCTACCAGCGAGATGCGACAACACCGACCACGACTGATGACAAACCTCCACCCGCTGCAGGTAGATGGCAGAAGCTTCTCTCCCAGGCGAAACCGACAGTCGCTCGCCGAGCTGACGAGACTCGACATTCCCTCGCCAAGCAACTTCTTCTCTGGTTTGTCTCCCCGGTCCCGGAATACCTGGCACATCCCTTCCAGGACCCCAGAGGAGATGGCTCCTCCAACTTCGACAACCGCTGAGCAGTTCTACCGATGTCCCTGGAACACGACAAACACGACTACCTCGGTGCCTTCCATTCCCGTTCGCAAAGACTCTGCCGAGGAGTTCTACCGCAATGTCAGGTTCACACCCGCCGCTGCCTCAGAGGCCATTGTTGAGCAAGTCATCgagttgaaggaggaggatgacttcTCGGATGATATGCCCACTGCTCGCCCTGCCTTTGCGCACAGTACGGCCGCCTCTACTGTTGAGACACCCAACATGCCGCCTTCGCCTATGGTTGAGGACGCCCCTATCGAGATTGTCGTCGATTACGATCCCGACTATGCTCGCAAGCAACAGAAGGAGGCTCTCGCACACCTTGACCGTACTGAGCTCTGGCTTGGTGCCCAGCGAGCCTACCTCCGCGGTGTGCAGGACGATACCCCTGAGGACGAGGGTGGCTTGAACACCATTGCTGAGGAAGCTGAGGAGGATTCCCCGAGAAGCCCCAAGATTCGGCTCCAGCTTAAGCCTCAGGTCCAGCCTGAACAGCCCGTTGCTTCCAACAGGAAGACAGTCCGCTTCTCCAACCTCATCTCGACGTCGGAGCATCCCAAGCGCCTGCCTTCCATGCTTGTTCGACGAGAGTCTGCCTACTACCGAGCCTTCCAGGACTACGTTGTCCGCATGCATCGCCAGGATGTCTTTGTTCACCAGCTCGCCCGCTTCGAGGCCATCCAGGCCCAGCGTGTTTCCCTTCGCGATGCTCACCGCAACCAGCTGCTTGGAAAGTACCAGCTCAGCGTGGTTCCTCAGTCTGCCAAGAAGCGACTCAGCGCCAACGTCGCTCGTGGTGATGACACCATCGTCGATGACCCTGAGAAGCTCCGccgggagaaggaggccgaggccatgaACCAGATGACCGTTGCTGCTTGGCATGTCGCTACCATGAAGATGCTCAATGGCGGTCGTCTCATCTCTGCCCCTGTGACGAAGCGACTCGCTCGCCTCTCTCGGGTGGCTCCCAACGAGAATGGTGTGACCCGCGATCGCGCCAGGGTCTTGGATCTTGGTGGACAGGCTACCTGTGACTGGGCATGGCACTGCGCCCTCCAGTTCCCGACTACCAAGGTCTACACTGTCACCACCAAGGCGATCCGCCAGCTGTCCAACTGCAACGTGCGCGGGCCTCCCAACCATCGCCAGGTGGCTGTCGAGCGATTGTCTCGGCTCCCTTTCTCAGACAATTACTTCGACCTCATCTCTGCCAGGGAGCTTCACAGCATCCTCAAGTTTGTCGGCGAGAACGGTGAAGACGAGTGGGAAGGTTGCCTCAGGGAGTGCATGCGTGTGCTCAAGCCCGGCGGCTATCTCGACTTCTCCCTTCTCGACTCTGACATCATCAACGCCGGCCCTGTTGGCCTGGCCAAGAGCGTCGAGTTTGGCTTCGCTCTCAAAACTCTTGGGTATGATCCCAACCCAACCAAGCTGTGGCTTGGCCGCCTGGCTCGTGCCGGCTTCCAGGATACCCGCCGCATCTGGATGTGCTTGCCGATGGGAGCCCGGCGAAGCATGTACAGGCCACCCACCCCTCCTCTGAAGGACAACGTCAATGGCGAGGAGGCTAGGACGTGTAGACTcgaggccatggtgatgggtAGCAGCGACGACATCGCCAGCGCGTGCAGCCTTGTTGGTGGTTGGAGCTGGGAGCGGTGGCTGCTGCGCTGCGAGATGGAAAAGGTCTCTGGCGAGCTTCGACTTGCCGACACGGTGACGACAGGCGCTGCCATGGAAGAAGCTGGCAAGTGTCTGGATGGCGTCGCCGCAGTGTTCGAGGAGGGTCGAAACTGCAAGTCAGGTTTCCGCATGCTCACCGGCTATGCTCGAAAGCCCAGAGCTGGTGAGACGATCAAGATTGGTCTACGCGGGTAA
- a CDS encoding Prohibitin gives MSGNNNWQEEAMRRLRQMQQARGGYGGGGPQMPRAAGGAVFASLLIAGGAVLLSNSLFNVDGGHRAIKYRRISGVSKEIYAEGTHINIPWFETPIVYDVRAKPRNVASLTGTKDLQMVNITCRVLSRPQIDALPQIYRTLGADYDERVLPSIVNEVLKSVVAQFNASQLITQREMVARLVRENLSRRAARFNILLDDVSLTHLAFSPEFTAAVEAKQVAQQEAQRAAFIVDKARQEKQAMVVKAQGEARSAELIGEAIKKNKAYVELKKIENARQIAAQLQEAGSKNRLLLDSEGLGLNVFENNEKN, from the exons ATGTCGGGAAACAACAACTGGCAGGAGGAAGCTATGCGGCGTCTTCGGCAGATGCAGCAGGCCCGCGGCGGCTATGGTGGAGGCGGCCCTCAGATGCCTCGAGCAGCCGGCGGTGCCGTCTTTGCCAGTCTGCTCATCGCTGGTGGTGCTGTGCTCTTGTCCAACTCGCTATTCAACGTCGATGGTGGTCACCGGGCCATCAAGTACCGGAGGATAAGCGGTGTTAGCAAGGAGATTTACGCCGAAG GAACTCACATCAACATCCCCTGGTTCGAGACCCCGATTGTGTACGATGTCCGAGCGAAGCCGCGCAACGTCGCCTCGTTGACGGGCACCAAGGACCTGCAGATGGTCAACATCACCTGCCGTGTGCTTTCGCGGCCTCAGATCGACGCCCTGCCCCAGATCTACCGGACACTAGGCGCCGACTACGACGAGCGTGTGCTGCCTTCGATTGTTAACGAGGTTCTCAAGAGCGTCGTCGCCCAGTTCAACGCTAGCCAGCTCATCACTCAGCGAGAGATGGTTGCTAGACTGGTGCGAGAGAACCTTTCCCGACGAGCTGCCCGGTTCAACATTCTCCTCGATGATGTGTCTCTGACT CATCTCGCCTTCTCCCCCGAATTCACTGCCGCcgtcgaggccaagcaggTGGCCCAGCAAGAGGCCCAGCGAGCAGCCTTCATCGTCGACAAGGCGCGACAGGAGAAACAGGCCATGGTTGTCAAGGCGCAGGGTGAGGCACGCTCCGCCGAGCTGATtggcgaggccatcaagaagaacaaggcctacgtggagctcaagaagattgaGAACGCCCGGCAGATCGCCGCCCAGCTCCAGGAGGCTGGCTCCAAGAACAGGCTGCTGCTCGACTCTGAGGGTCTCGGCCTCAACGTGTTTGAGAATAACGAAAAGAACTAA